The proteins below come from a single Kitasatospora sp. NBC_00315 genomic window:
- a CDS encoding peptidoglycan-binding protein, giving the protein MSIWTSLEPASATVDAGGSTGVTLRVRNTGDVVEEYRVAPLGDPARWLRVEPATLTLYPGTTGTVELVLTPPRSPEAVAGPHPYALQVIPAEQREATTVVEGVVSVAPFTELHAELVPPTCRGRFRGRLRLAVDNLGNSPVTAVLAGRDSGDQLDFDVRPSSVQIEPGRAVFGTVVVKPRRIRWSGGSETVPVTLAVQRPGVEPLILEGTYLSRAVLPGWAAGVLGAVAALTLACVALWLTAAPSVAGRAKPATPVALQPAGAPIAAETPPLAPAPGEPAPAAPAPADPGTGPGAGGGGGGAQAGGSSSGGGGGSSSTGGGAGGGGAAPPAPVVPAAPARAALPIKAGDKTPNLFVLFAQERLKRLDATNPCRLAKPVTAGVMDANTVEQVGCFQQATDRHGGRTPAGTLVATDKLGNLGRSTLAGLWMWDVIGDTAKIGPGKTTWEVFATRAALRWADQSQLSAADLDADADNVRKLIASWNTKAALPTASYDAVKLADALTRYQGDQPKAAGSTGTALTALISGWVKDQTVPGEVQPTAWPAP; this is encoded by the coding sequence GTGAGCATCTGGACTTCCCTAGAACCCGCGTCGGCCACGGTGGACGCAGGCGGCAGCACCGGCGTCACCCTGCGGGTGCGCAACACCGGTGACGTCGTCGAGGAGTATCGCGTCGCCCCGCTGGGCGACCCCGCGCGCTGGCTGCGGGTCGAGCCGGCCACGCTGACGCTCTACCCCGGTACCACCGGCACGGTGGAGCTGGTCCTCACCCCGCCGCGTTCGCCGGAGGCCGTCGCGGGGCCGCACCCGTACGCCCTCCAGGTCATCCCGGCCGAGCAGCGGGAGGCCACCACGGTGGTCGAGGGCGTCGTCTCGGTCGCGCCGTTCACCGAGCTGCACGCCGAGCTGGTGCCGCCGACCTGCCGGGGCCGGTTCCGGGGCCGGCTGCGGCTGGCCGTCGACAACCTGGGCAACTCGCCGGTGACCGCGGTGCTGGCCGGCCGCGACAGCGGGGACCAGCTCGACTTCGACGTACGCCCCTCCTCGGTGCAGATCGAACCCGGCCGGGCGGTGTTCGGCACGGTCGTCGTCAAGCCGCGGCGGATCCGCTGGAGCGGCGGCAGCGAGACCGTGCCCGTCACGCTCGCCGTGCAGCGCCCGGGTGTCGAACCGCTGATTCTGGAGGGCACCTACCTCAGCCGGGCGGTGCTGCCCGGCTGGGCGGCCGGCGTACTGGGCGCGGTGGCCGCGCTGACGCTGGCCTGCGTCGCCCTGTGGCTCACCGCCGCGCCCTCGGTGGCCGGCAGGGCGAAGCCCGCCACCCCGGTGGCGCTGCAGCCCGCGGGCGCCCCGATCGCGGCCGAGACGCCCCCGCTCGCACCGGCGCCCGGCGAACCGGCCCCGGCGGCACCGGCCCCCGCCGATCCCGGCACCGGGCCGGGCGCCGGCGGCGGTGGCGGCGGCGCCCAGGCCGGCGGGTCCTCCTCCGGCGGTGGCGGCGGCTCCTCGTCCACCGGTGGTGGCGCAGGCGGGGGCGGTGCCGCGCCCCCCGCGCCCGTCGTACCGGCGGCCCCGGCCCGGGCCGCGCTGCCGATCAAGGCGGGGGACAAGACCCCCAACCTCTTCGTGCTCTTCGCGCAGGAGCGGCTGAAGCGGCTGGACGCGACCAATCCGTGCCGGCTTGCCAAGCCCGTCACGGCGGGTGTGATGGACGCCAACACGGTCGAGCAGGTCGGCTGCTTCCAGCAGGCCACCGACCGGCACGGCGGGCGCACCCCGGCCGGCACCCTGGTGGCGACCGACAAGCTGGGCAACCTCGGCCGTTCGACGCTGGCCGGGCTCTGGATGTGGGACGTCATCGGCGACACCGCGAAGATCGGCCCCGGGAAAACCACCTGGGAGGTGTTCGCCACCAGGGCCGCCCTGCGCTGGGCCGACCAGAGCCAGCTGAGCGCCGCCGACCTGGACGCCGACGCGGACAACGTCCGTAAGCTGATCGCGAGTTGGAACACCAAGGCCGCGCTGCCGACCGCTTCGTACGACGCCGTGAAGCTGGCGGACGCGCTCACCCGCTACCAGGGCGACCAGCCGAAGGCGGCGGGCTCGACCGGCACCGCCCTGACCGCGCTGATCTCCGGCTGGGTGAAGGACCAGACGGTGCCCGGCGAGGTGCAGCCCACCGCCTGGCCCGCACCCTAG
- a CDS encoding phage tail protein translates to MSGGTGSGPQRPGGGRHAVDGLASPRPLAGRLPEVYAEGEFTGRFVGAFDDVLAPVFAVLDCLEAYWDPRLAPTDFVDWLAGWVAADGAREQPPERRRVAVAEAVRVHRLRGTTAGLAAQLRLLGVEAEVTDSGGAHWSATPNGPLPGSPRQALLVRVRVPAAGDGRTTGSEAPDGTTATDGTTATATATATATDGTTATATGPVRTGRVTAAGLPADRISVTKVPTGPVTAHSAAAATVRGMLLRRVEALVEEHRPAHVAHRVELSYD, encoded by the coding sequence GTGAGCGGGGGGACGGGCAGCGGCCCGCAGCGGCCGGGCGGGGGGCGCCACGCCGTCGACGGCCTGGCCTCTCCCCGGCCGCTGGCCGGCCGGCTGCCCGAGGTGTACGCCGAGGGTGAGTTCACCGGGCGGTTCGTCGGGGCCTTCGACGACGTGCTGGCCCCGGTGTTCGCCGTGCTGGACTGTCTGGAAGCCTACTGGGACCCGCGGTTGGCGCCGACCGACTTCGTGGACTGGCTGGCCGGCTGGGTCGCCGCGGACGGCGCCCGGGAGCAGCCGCCGGAGCGGCGCCGGGTGGCGGTGGCCGAGGCGGTCCGGGTGCACCGGCTGCGCGGCACGACGGCCGGCCTGGCCGCGCAGCTGCGCCTGCTGGGCGTCGAGGCGGAGGTCACCGACAGCGGCGGGGCGCACTGGTCCGCCACTCCGAACGGTCCGCTGCCCGGCTCGCCCCGGCAGGCCCTGCTGGTCCGGGTCCGGGTACCGGCGGCGGGGGACGGCCGAACGACCGGCTCCGAGGCTCCGGACGGGACGACGGCGACGGACGGGACGACCGCGACGGCGACGGCGACCGCGACCGCGACCGACGGGACGACCGCGACGGCGACGGGCCCGGTCCGGACCGGCCGGGTCACGGCCGCCGGGCTCCCGGCCGACCGGATCTCGGTCACCAAGGTCCCGACCGGCCCGGTCACGGCCCACTCTGCCGCCGCCGCAACGGTCCGGGGCATGCTGCTGCGACGGGTGGAGGCCCTGGTGGAGGAGCACCGGCCGGCCCACGTGGCCCACCGGGTCGAGCTGTCGTACGACTGA